The window TAGCGCAGTTCTTGCTATTAAGAAAATATCAAATTAAGATATAAGATATTAAAAAAATAGATATCAATTAAGAAGATGAACGATAATGAATCTAAAACAATTAAAATATTTTCTAGTGGTAGCTGAAGAAAGACAAATTACATCTGCTGCTAAAAAATTGTTTATTGCGCAGCCACCTTTAAGTTATCAGCTAAAACAATTAGAAAAAGAAATTGGAGCACAACTTTTTATTAGAAATGCTCATGGGATGGAATTAACTGAAGAGGGAAAGGTATTTCAAAAGTATGCTGAAAAAATTGTTGACCTTAGTTTGACTGCAACAAGCCAAATTCGGCAAATTAAAGCAGGCGAATTAGGTAAAATTCGGATTGGAGTTATTTCTTCCTGTGGAGGAGTTGTACCAAATAAGCAATTTAAGAAATTAATTAACTATTATCCAAATGTATCTTTTGAAATACACGAAGCAAATACTTTTGGAATTATTGAACAATTGCAGGATGGTATTTTAGATTTAGGAATTGTAAGAACTCCGTTTAACCTTGAAGGATTAAATTTTAAAGATTTTCATCAAGAACCGATGGTTGCAGTTACAAATGAAAATGATTTTGAGGGAGAGAAGATTGAACATTTAAGTCAATTAAAAGATAAGCCGATTATTTTATATCGTCGTTTTCAAGAAATATTCAATCGAAGTTTTCGTCATCAAGGGATTCGACCTTTCTACGCAGTAACTTGCGATGATGCTCGAACAGCAATTCACTGGGCTGATGAAGGACTGGGAGTTGCATTAGTTCCTAAATCAATAGCACAGGCATACGCAAAAAGTAATATTGTCTCAATTAAACATGCTCACTGGATCACGCATTTAAATATTGTATGGCGTAAAGATAGACAAGTTACACCATTGATGGAAAGAATTATTGAAATGTTTTAACTAAAAAAGCCAACCAAAACGGTTGGCTAGAAATTTAATTGTTTTTAATAATTTTATGGTTTAGGTAACGCTCAATAGCCTGGCGCATTAATTTGATTTTGCGGGGCTTGTAAATAATGATCTTTGCCATAATACGAGTCCTTTCATTGTCAATCAGTATATTTTTAAGATACAGGAAAAATATGAAAGAATAGTGACTTTTTAAAGACTAATTTTAGAATTGGCATTTTTTTATTTACCATTTATTTCTTAATTGCTATAATAAGAGCGTTGTAATTGGAGAGTTGGCAGAGTGGTAATGCACCGGACTCGAAATCCGGCGAACCGGCTTATACCGGCGCGCAGGTTCAAATCCTGTACTCTCCTTAATTTTATGTAGCTTTACGGTATATTAGTATTACTTAATATTGATATACCGCTTTTTTTATCTTAATTTGTTAAATAAATTTTAAAAACGTATGTCTTTTATTTATTTGCTGTTACAATGATCATTAGCACATTTGATTGAGGTTAGATAAAAGTGAAATTGCATTGTTTAATTCAATTAATGATTTCAGCAATAATTCTATTAGGATTAATATTTAATATTAGAAATTCGCGTCTCTTTAATTTTTATGATCATCTATTGCACCATAAACTTGTTAGAAATAGAGATAGCAAAATTTGGAAGATTATTACAGTTTTAAATGAACCTAAAGTGATTGTAGTTTGGGATTTTTTGCTAGCTGGACTTTTAGTTTTGCTTGATCATCCCTGGTTAGCAGTCTGGGCACTTGGTACTTTAGCTGTAACTGATGCAGTTGGCATTTTTTTGAAGCATTCAGTGAAAAGACAAAGACCTTTATCAATGAAAACTTATCGAGATGGATATAGCTTTCCGAGTGGCCATGTTTTAAGTGCCACGATAATGTCGTTGATGCTTTGGCAGATTTTCGGACATACTATGGGGATTTGGTTGCTAATTACTTTGATAATT of the Lactobacillus gasseri ATCC 33323 = JCM 1131 genome contains:
- a CDS encoding LysR family transcriptional regulator encodes the protein MNLKQLKYFLVVAEERQITSAAKKLFIAQPPLSYQLKQLEKEIGAQLFIRNAHGMELTEEGKVFQKYAEKIVDLSLTATSQIRQIKAGELGKIRIGVISSCGGVVPNKQFKKLINYYPNVSFEIHEANTFGIIEQLQDGILDLGIVRTPFNLEGLNFKDFHQEPMVAVTNENDFEGEKIEHLSQLKDKPIILYRRFQEIFNRSFRHQGIRPFYAVTCDDARTAIHWADEGLGVALVPKSIAQAYAKSNIVSIKHAHWITHLNIVWRKDRQVTPLMERIIEMF
- a CDS encoding phosphatase PAP2 family protein — protein: MKLHCLIQLMISAIILLGLIFNIRNSRLFNFYDHLLHHKLVRNRDSKIWKIITVLNEPKVIVVWDFLLAGLLVLLDHPWLAVWALGTLAVTDAVGIFLKHSVKRQRPLSMKTYRDGYSFPSGHVLSATIMSLMLWQIFGHTMGIWLLITLIIAWGLVVISRLNMRAHYPSDVLGATSLALFCFTIAQQLLGLAF